The Branchiostoma lanceolatum isolate klBraLanc5 chromosome 10, klBraLanc5.hap2, whole genome shotgun sequence genome has a window encoding:
- the LOC136444006 gene encoding uncharacterized protein, producing the protein MAILQRSCCCDCCGVKTGSIVIAVLWIGLTLIGIGYAANNAHSISTVFGLVSPTDVVILVVYSVNLIAHILLMVGVAKEVRPLLLTWMIVTTICTVVLLLVNIYVTTTAFTAPRDYADRSNKEAAIAAANLTGTGMRWILWGIFLTLTIYGCLVVLSHYQNLRDAAMGRGQQQMVVMGNLPYVMGNQPIMPGIQPYGNQPVLENKQPAMTGPQPGLGQDSSDARL; encoded by the exons ATGGCCATCTTACAGCGAAGCTGTTGTTGTGACTGCTGTGGCGTCAAGACCGGTTCAATCGTGATTGCAGTGCTCTGGATC GGCCTGACGCTGATTGGCATCGGCTACGCTGCCAACAACGCGCATTCGATCTCAACAGTCTTCGGACTCGTGT CGCCGACCGACGTCGTCATCCTGGTCGTCTACAGTGTGAACCTCATCGCTCACATTCTGCTCATGGTCGGAGTGGCCAAG GAAGTGCGCCCCCTGCTCCTGACATGGATGATCGTCACCACCATCTGTACCGTCGTGTTGCTGCTCGTCAACATCTATGTCACGACCACGGCCTTTACAGCCCCCAGGGACTAT GCCGACAGAAGCAACAAAGAGGCCGCGATTGCAGCAGCCAATCTTACGGGGACCGGTATGCGTTGGATCCTCTGGGGCATTTTCCTCACCCTTACG ATCTACGGCTGCCTGGTGGTGTTATCGCACTACCAGAACCTCCGCGACGCGGCGATGGGCCGGGGACAGCAGCAGATGGTCGTCATGGGCAACCTTCCCTACGTCATGGGCAACCAACCCATCATGCCGGGTATCCAACCTTACGGTAACCAACCTGTCCTGGAGAACAAGCAACCCGCTATGACGGGTCCCCAACCGGGTTTGGGCCAAGACTCCTCTGAC GCTCGACTGTAG
- the LOC136444016 gene encoding sphingosine 1-phosphate receptor 2-like, with protein sequence MRQRDKSIAGALVFFVVTIRHVGISLASGTDMDNNTGTASNFSTLKNGSSENRDTFATTNSSEQGDNITSTNVFESPENNSTSSSFDYKKYASVGPIAVLSVTVGLGLWSVVANSLPLAAVIKHEQLHTPAYILMANLAASDVLAGLTFMFVGSTVLHDNLTGTVSSMISSRLRFTALLLSGLSSAYGLMALTVERYWFIVHGMTYVNNVTNDKCKVVVGLVWLWSVLLAMLPYFDWDCAGLYSEGCLPLGGGLSYSYVVVILVFVFIPMAAIILLNMGVLWCLWKHVNAIAAQEAAVGAQPSTSRKSAVTIVLITVVFLVGWLPLFSRMAVMTKDVVSLHETKVFVVLNSAINPVIYGFRLKEVRRGVVRLFRNGNVDLAEN encoded by the coding sequence ATGAGACAACGAGATAAATCCATCGCAGGGGCTCTGGTATTTTTCGTCGTCACAATTCGCCACGTTGGAATAAGCTTGGCATCTGGAACGGACATGGACAACAACACGGGCACAGCTAGCAACTTCTCAACACTCAAGAACGGGTCGTCTGAGAATCGCGACACCTTCGCGACTACCAACAGCTCTGAACAAGGGGACAACATCACATCAACAAACGTCTTCGAATCACCGGAAAACAACTCAACATCGTCAAGCTTTGATTACAAAAAGTACGCCTCCGTCGGGCCGATAGCTGTGCTGAGCGTTACTGTAGGTCTCGGCTTATGGTCTGTAGTGGCAAACAGCCTCCCGCTAGCAGCCGTCATCAAGCATGAACAGCTCCACACGCCAGCCTACATCCTCATGGCTAACCTGGCGGCCAGCGACGTCCTGGCCGGGCTCACATTCATGTTTGTAGGTAGCACGGTCTTGCATGACAATCTCACGGGGACCGTTTCTTCTATGATCAGCTCACGCCTCCGCTTCACGGCGCTCCTGCTCTCCGGACTGTCCTCTGCATACGGTCTCATGGCCCTGACGGTTGAGCGCTACTGGTTCATCGTCCACGGAATGACCTACGTCAACAACGTCACCAACGACAAGTGCAAGGTCGTGGTGGGGCTAGTGTGGCTGTGGTCCGTCCTGCTGGCGATGTTGCCGTACTTCGACTGGGACTGCGCGGGGCTTTACAGCGAGGGATGCCTGCCGTTAGGCGGAGGATTGTCCTACAGCTACGTGGTCGTCATCCTGGTGTTTGTTTTCATCCCCATGGCGGCGATTATCCTCCTCAACATGGGCGTTCTGTGGTGCCTGTGGAAGCATGTGAACGCCATCGCCGCACAAGAAGCCGCCGTGGGCGCCCAGCCCAGCACCAGCCGCAAGTCCGCCGTCACCATCGTCCTCATCACCGTGGTGTTCCTGGTGGGCTGGCTGCCGCTGTTCTCCCGAATGGCCGTGATGACGAAGGACGTCGTGTCGCTGCACGAAACGAAAGTCTTCGTGGTCCTGAACTCCGCCATCAACCCCGTGATCTACGGGTTTCGTCTGAAGGAGGTTCGCCGCGGCGTGGTGCGGCTCTTCCGCAACGGAAACGTGGATCTGGCGGAAAACTGA
- the LOC136443618 gene encoding uncharacterized protein, with amino-acid sequence MAILQRSCCGCCSVRTGCIVIANIWMIMQFAGIGSAVRNIVGADGAVATTDIVSVSIYSVGVIIDILLIYGVKKEMKELVLSWVIFSIACTLASLGVTVYLTIVTLGILGAVEDDWSDLVMAIVMPVLAGAWIIWGIVFLITVYGCLVVYSHYQNLRDGVVEGVQQGMVMSVQPPPVGQAPGTAVQSW; translated from the exons ATGGCGATCCTGCAGAGAAGCTGCTGTGGTTGCTGTTCCGTCCGGACGGGCTGTATCGTGATCGCCAATATCTGGATG ATCATGCAGTTTGCCGGTATCGGTTCTGCTGTTAGGAACATCGTTGGCGCCGATGGGGCCGTGG CTACCACTGATATTGTTTCCGTCTCCATCTACTCCGTGGGCGTCATCATCGACATACTGCTGATCTATGGTGTGAAAAAG GAAATGAAGGAGCTTGTCCTGTCCTGGGTGATTTTCTCCATCGCCTGTACGCTGGCATCGCTCGGGGTGACCGTCTATCTGACCATTGTTACCCTGGGGATCCTCGGAGCCGTG GAAGACGACTGGAGCGACCTAGTTATGGCGATAGTTATGCCCGTTCTAGCGGGTGCCTGGATCATCTGGGGTATTGTCTTCCTCATAACG GTGTACGGCTGCCTCGTGGTGTATTCCCACTACCAGAACCTGCGTGACGGGGTGGTGGAGGGCGTGCAACAGGGGATGGTCATGTCTGTACAGCCGCCACCAGTGGGCCAAGCACCGGGCACAGCG GTGCAGAGTTGGTAA
- the LOC136443590 gene encoding G-protein coupled receptor 6-like: MSDSSNSSTSRNGSSENCHTFLVTDGYEMGGNTTSNVSKCLSPEETVLAPNEETSSSGYAVHMATCLGIWTVVANSLPLAAIIKREQLHKPVYILMANLAASDILTGLSTVFSTGSRAYFLLTDTTPSDTVLNIRLTTLTISGLCSAYGLMALTVERYWFIVHGMTYVSNVTNDKCKVVVVLVWLWSVMLAMLTNLDRSCEGRFDERCIPLGSGMSLNYVVVIAVFAFIPISAIILLNVAILRCLWKHVNAIAAQEAAVGAQPSTSRKSAVTIVLITAMFLVGWLPFVVRMALFTASDTKLTTMLICVLVNSSTNPVIYGFRLEEVRRGVLRLFRNSD; the protein is encoded by the coding sequence ATGAGCGATTCTAGCAACTCATCAACATCGAGGAACGGTTCGTCTGAGAACTGCCATACCTTCTTGGTTACCGACGGCTACGAGATGGGAGGGAACACCACTTCAAACGTCTCCAAATGTCTCTCTCCTGAGGAAACAGTTTTAGCCCCTAACGAAGAAACAAGCTCATCCGGATACGCAGTGCACATGGCTACGTGCCTGGGCATCTGGACGGTGGTAGCAAACAGCCTCCCGCTAGCAGCCATCATAAAACGAGAGCAGCTCCACAAGCCTGTCTACATCCTCATGGCCAACCTGGCGGCAAGCGACATCTTGACCGGCTTGTCGACCGTCTTTTCGACTGGCTCGCGTGCGTACTTCCTTCTGACCGACACCACTCCTTCTGATACCGTATTAAACATCCGTTTGACGACGCTTACGATCTCCGGATTGTGCTCCGCTTACGGTCTCATGGCTCTGACGGTGGAACGCTACTGGTTCATCGTCCACGGCATGACCTACGTCAGCAACGTCACCAACGACAAGTGCAAGGTCGTGGTGGTGCTCGTGTGGCTGTGGTCTGTGATGCTGGCGATGCTGACCAACTTAGACAGGAGCTGCGAAGGGCGTTTCGACGAAAGATGCATACCATTGGGCTCAGGGATGTCCTTAAACTACGTGGTCGTCATTGCGGTGTTCGCCTTCATCCCGATATCAGCCATCATCCTCCTCAACGTGGCGATACTCCGCTGTCTGTGGAAGCACGTGAACGCCATCGCCGCACAGGAGGCCGCCGTGGGCGCCCAGCCCAGCACCAGCCGCAAGTCCGCCGTCACCATCGTCCTCATTACCGCCATGTTCCTGGTGGGGTGGCTGCCGTTTGTCGTCAGAATGGCACTGTTTACCGCGTCCGACACCAAGCTGACGACAATGCTGATCTGCGTGCTGGTCAACTCTTCCACCAACCCTGTCATTTACGGGTTTCGTCTGGAGGAGGTTCGCCGCGGCGTGTTGCGGCTTTTCCGAAACAGTGACTGA
- the LOC136443691 gene encoding uncharacterized protein, which yields MAILQRSCCGCCDVKTGSFVVAGIWIVLTLIGLGYTGYRVSIVAAFGLVSPTDVVILIVYIVNLITHILLIVGVAQEVRPLILTWVIVTIICTLVSLIVYAYVTAVTLGVIAAIAAGSDNQSAILGAGIAGIAIVWIIWGVFFILTVYGCLVVYSHYQNLRDAAMGRGQQQMVVMGNQPYVMGNQPTMQGNQPYGNQPYGNQPYGNQPYGNQPYGNQPALENKQPAMTGPQPGLGQDSSDVKL from the exons ATGGCCATCTTGCAGCGAAGCTGTTGTGGTTGCTGTGACGTAAAGACCGGCTCATTCGTGGTCGCAGGCATCTGGATA GTCTTGACGCTGATTGGCCTCGGCTACACCGGCTACCGCGTGTCCATAGTCGCAGCATTCGGACTCGTCT CGCCGACCGACGTCGTCATCCTGATCGTCTACATCGTGAACCTCATCACGCACATCCTGCTTATCGTTGGAGTGGCCCAG GAAGTGCGCCCTCTGATCCTGACCTGGGTCATCGTCACTATCATCTGTACCCTCGTGTCGCTGATCGTCTACGCCTACGTCACGGCTGTGACCCTGGGAGTCATCGCAGCCATC GCCGCCGGAAGTGACAATCAGAGCGCGATCCTAGGAGCCGGTATTGCGGGCATCGCCATCGTGTGGATCATCTGGGGCGTTTTCTTCATCCTGACG GTGTACGGCTGCCTGGTGGTGTATTCGCACTACCAGAACCTCCGCGACGCGGCGATGGGCCGGGGACAGCAGCAGATGGTCGTCATGGGCAACCAACCCTACGTCATGGGCAATCAACCCACCATGCAGGGCAACCAACCCTACGGCAACCAACCCTACGGCAACCAACCCTACGGCAACCAACCCTACGGCAACCAACCCTACGGTAACCAACCTGCCCTGGAGAACAAGCAACCCGCTATGACGGGTCCCCAACCGGGTTTGGGCCAAGACTCCTCTGAC GTTAAGCTGTAG